ACTCCTTTAGGGTTATAACGAGCCCCCTACCCAAACGGTTGAGCCGCTCCAGCTTTTCATCGGGACCGTTAACTATGAGCTTGACATTGGCCTCCCAGCCATTCCTCTGGGGGGCTCTAACGAGCTCGAAGTCTTCCACCTCAAACCGAACCGAGTACAGCCTGCCGAATGTGGTGGTAGCGTCATCCGCCAGCTTCTCCAGAATACCTTGGACAGTCTCTTGTACGTCTATGGGAACGAAGCCCTCCATCCCTGAGATCACCAGCTTAAAGATTAGCCGGAGGGTTCTTCCCTCGGGGACAACCCTCACTTCAATAGAGTCAAGCTGAATACCCAGGGCTTCAAGAGCCTCAGCTAATCTCGCAGCAAAGAGCTTGTTTATTATGGGATAATAGTTGGGGGGATCGACGTTCAGCAATCTTTTCACTTCCAATTAATCCTAAGGCAAAAATCACTTTAAGGGTTTCTATGGAAGGTCTCTCAGGTGTGCCTGATGAATGCTAGTTTTGCGCCACTTTCAGGGAGATCACGGGAAGAAGGCAAAGAGGTCTCAGAAAACCCGGAGACGTAAAAATGGCCAGGATTGGGAGGGCTCAGCCCTCCCAGACAACGTACTCCTTCTTCGTTATGAATATCGGCTCGATTCTCTTCCTGACGATCACGACCTTGTCCTCACCGTACTTCTTGTATAGTTCCTGGATGTAGTTCTCGAAGACGTTCTCAGGCATTGAGGCCTTCGCAGTTATGACGTTGTCTCCAGCTTTGACGCTGAGGCTCTTGACAGGGACGTAGGTTATGATGTCCTGGTGTGGTTCCAGGTAGAAGTTGTCCTTCTCTATGTCCTTGCCGTTGGGGGCGACGTAGTATACGATGCTGGCCCTCAGGGTGAGCTGGACGTCGCTGTAGTCCTTTCTGAACGCCGCTTTCAGCTCAAGGTTGCCACTCTGCCCTTCTTCCAGGATGTAGCTCGGGTTTGCAACTTTCCCGTCGACCTTGGGCTCGCCGTTGAGCACGCCGACCGGGCCGTCCTGGACTAGGATGAAACGGTAGTCCGTGGCGTTTGGCACAACGAGGCTGACCTCGACGGGGGTCTCGTTGAGGTAGTTGATGTTCAGGTTCTCGGCTAGGACTTCCTTCTTAACAAGGGTGGTGCCGTTGTAAGCTTCAAAAACCAGAGTGGCGTTCTTAACGTCCCTTCCGAAGGCAGATATCCAGAGACGGAGCTTCTGCTCCCCGAGCGGGAGCTTTCCACCGCTCATTGTGCTGTAGAAGGGCACCCACGTGCTGTTCTGGTACTTATCGATCCTGTAAACCGCGAAGGGCCTGAACTGGTACACCGAGACACCGCCGTTGCTGTAGGTCGGCTTGAAGTTGGCGAAGAGCTTCTGCGCATCCCACGGCTCGTAGGAGTAGGGGAGCTGGAAGGCCAGTCTAACGAAGTTGCTGAAGGCCACGTTCTTGTACGCCAGCATTCCGTAGTCGCCGAAGACGTAAAGCACGTAGGGGATGTCCCCCCTACCCGGTATGGTCTGGCCCCTCGAGAGGTCAAGGGTCATAACCGGTTGGTATGCCCCCTGGGAGGTTCCAACGTAGACGACCGTCTTTCCGCTCTCGTTGACGTACTGAATGTACTGTTTGGGTATGAGCTGGAACATCGGGACGTGGCCGTACTCGTAGTAATCTATCGCGCCGCCGAGGTAGCTTATGGCGTTGAACTTGTAGATGTCCCGCTGCCAGGTTATCATGTAGTTGAGCTCCCATGCCTCGAAGTCCTGCTCGGCCTCGTTCCCGTAGTGGGAGAAGAAGTCTGCAACGATGTAGCGCCTGTCATAAGCGTGACCGCCGTCGGTTGCGCTTCTTCTCTGCGAGAGAAGACTCGACTCAATCCAGTAGCCGTAGTCCCACCAGCTGGTGGCGCTGTCGAGCGGGTTGGAGTTCTCCTTCAACCAGTTGAGTACGTTCACCCAGTCTGCTGGAACGGAGCCCTGAGACTTTGAATATGAGACTGCTACAGACTTTACGTCTCTAGCTTCGACGTAGGGGATTATAAGCAGGAATATTAGAAGGATTGCATAGAGGGCCTTCGTCCCCATGTTCTCCTTCATGTTCTCCACGTAGATGAATATTTCTGCCATGACAATACCCGCAAGGAGTACTACTGTCCCCGAAGCCTGGAAAATGAAACGCACTGCACTTAGGAGAAGGTAGAGAGAGCCAAAGTAATAAGCCACGATGAAAATCTCCTTGTATCCTGAAAGATCCTGTTTAATGAGCTTCAGTATAAAACGGGAAAGCACAATAACAAAACCGGCCAAGGAAAGCAGGAACAAAGCACCGTCTTTTCCAACGTATTGGCGAAGATTCGCGTTATAGACGTAGTGAATACTGAAAGAGTCCTTGATATAACCCCAGCTGGTTCTGGCGAGCTCAGCGACCGTCTGGTAGAGTGGGTTGGACTGGTATGCCGCGCCCATGAACTTGAGGAGGTCCCGTCCGAAGTAGCCGTAGAAGGCAAGGAAACCGACGACCGCTATGGCAAGTATGGTCCCGAACCTGTGCTTCTTGTCTGAGTAGTTGAGTCCAAGCCTCTCACCGTAGAGCATCACCACAACGAGGGCTGAGAGGGCTATGAAGGCCTCGAGGGCGAAGATGAGGAAGCCCTTGATGCCTATGAAGCCTGTGTAAGACACGCCCAGACCGAGCAGGAGGGAGAGGCCGTAAAGGGTGAAGTAGTCCCTCACGAAGTCCCTCAGAGTCTCCATCATTCCGAAGGTGAAGAATACGACGACAGTTATGCCTGCGACCAGGAGGAGTATGCCCACACCGAAGTTGCTTCCTGTCCAGACTCCCATGTATAGGACGCTCGTGACCAGAAACATCACCGCGCCGAGCACCTTCTTCCAGTTCCACTCCTTCTCGTCGAGGTAGACCAGCAGGAAGTAGACCGCGAAGAGGAAGAACATCATAAAGGGCCCTTCACCACGGTTGTTGCCAGACATGGTCTTGGTGAAGCTGGCGTAGGAGAAGGCCATGAAGGCCGCTCCCCAGATGCCGGCCCAGTCAGAGTGGAGCTTCCTTCCAAGGAGGTAGACGGCTATGACGGTCATCGCTCCCACGAACGGCGGCCAGACCTTGAAGGCTTGAAGTTCGCTCCACCCAAAGAGGGCGTGGGTTATCTTGTAGAAGGCTGCCTGAACCGTGTAAAGACCCAGGTAGCCGGTGGCCTTTATGCCGGTTGGAGGCTCTGCGTAGGCGAAGTACTTGGGTATCCACTCTGTTATGGCCTGCCTGTACATCTCGTAGTGGAAGAACGTGTCAGGGTCGAGGAAGGTTTTGTAGTTGGAGGTTATGTTCCTAAGTCTGAAGCCCAGGTATGCCAGCAGGAGTGCTATGAATGGAAGGCCGTAGCCCTTGAAAATGGAATAGTATCTTGAGGGGGAAGCTCCCACCTCTTTCTTCTTTTGTTTCTCCTTAACGTCAGTTTTCACCATGGGAATCACCTCATTCGACTGTAACAGATTTTGCAAGGTTCCTCGGCTTATCGGGGTCGTTGCCCCTCAAAACCGCCATGTGATATGCTATGAGCTGGAGGGGAACTACATAAACTATCGGGCTGAGGAGTTCGTCCATATCCGGCATCCGGATGAAGGCGTTGGAGACGCGTCCCAGCTCTTCGCTGTCCCCAAGGGAGATTATAAACGCGCCCCTCGCACGCGATTCCTCTATGTTGCCCACGATCTTGTCGAAGGTCTTCCCGCTGGGGGCTACCGCGACCACGGGGACGCCATCCTCGAGCAGTGCCAGCGGCCCGTGCTTCAGCTCACCGGCGCTCAGCCCCTCGGCGTGGATGTAGCTTATCTCCTTGAGCTTGAGGGCGCCTTCGAGAGCCGTGGGAACGCTTACTCCCCTGCCGATGTAGAAGAAGTCCCTCTTATCTACCAGACTCTCGGCCAGCTCTTTAATGCCCCCGTCGTGTTTTAAGACTTCCTCAACAAGGTTCGGGACGGCCTTCAGGCCCGCCTCAAGCTCGTCGAGATAGTCCTCGTCGGCGGTTCCGAGGATCCTGGCCAGCTCAATGGCGAGCATGGTCAGGACGGTCAGCTGCGTGGTGTAGGTCTTGGTCGCCGCAACACCAATTTCCGGACCGGCGTGGGTGTAGAGCGTCAAATCCGCTATTCTCGTCGCCATGCTTCCGACGACGTTGACTATCGCGAGCACCTTTGCGCCCTTCTTCTTCGCCAGCTTCATTGCCGCGAGGGTGTCGGCCGTTTCTCCGCTCTGGGTTATCGCAATCACGAGGGTGTCTTCGTCGATTATATCCTCGAATTCATAGCGGAACTCGCTCGCGTCTTCGACTATGGGAACCTTCTTCGCGAGGCGCTGGAAGAGGTACCTGCCAACCATACCCGCGTGGTACGACGTTCCCATCGCAACTATGAAGATTTTGTCGTACTTCGCTATCTCCCTGGCGACGGCATTTATGACGTCAGCGTTGCCGTGGATGGCGTCCTTTATTGCCCTCGGCTGCTCGTATATCTCCTTGAGCATGAAGTGCGGGAACCCGGCCTTTTCGGCCATCTCAAGGGTCCACCCTATTTCGTGGACGGGCTTTTCGACGACTTCTCCGGTGTCGAGGTTCTTGACCACCCAGGAGTCCTTCGTGATGACCGCGTACTCCCTGTCGTCGAGGAAAACGACCCTGTTCGTGTACTCCAGAAACGCCGGGACGTCGCTGGCGGCGAAGTTCTCACCGTCACCGATTCCCAAAACGAGAGGGCTCTCGTTCCTGACGAAGTAGAGCCTGTCGGGTTCCCCAGTGTATATTATTCCAAGGGCGAAGGAACCCCGAAGTTTGAGAAGGGCCTTCCTCATGGCCTGCTCGAAATCCGACTCTCCCCTGAGCTCCTCCTCGATCAGGTGGGCTATTACCTCGGTATCGGTGTCGCTCTCGAACCTGTGGCCTTTTGCCACGAGTTCGTCCTTAATCTCGGCGAAGTTCTCTATTATACCGTTGTGAACGAGTGCTATCCTTCCAGTGCAGTCAGTTTGAGGATGAGCGTTAACATCGTTGGGGACCCCGTGGGTAGCCCAGCGCGTGTGACCGATGCCCCTCTTCCCGGGCATCTCAAGGAGGCCAAGCCTCTCGATCAGCTCATCTATCCTGCCGGCACCCTTCTTTATGAAGAGCCTCCTCCCATCTTCCGTTACAATCCCCGCAGAATCGTATCCCCTGTATTCGAGTCTCTTGAGTCCTTTGACTATCACCTGGCAGGCAGGCCTGTCCCCGATGTACCCTATTATTCCACACACGGCAACCACCCGCTTTTACTCTCTTCCTCGATAAACCGCCGGGAGTTAAAAGCCTTTCTCAGGGGGGCTTTCCGTGTATTCATATACCCTTTGGTTCAGCTTTCGATAGGAAAAAGCCTTTATAGTCCTTGGGATACCTATTTCGGGTGGACCGATGGACAAGACCCTTGACGAGTTCCTCAGGAGCACCGTCCGGAAGGTTAAACCAGAGGAAGAGCCACGCAAGAGGAAGAAGCGCCTCAAACCGACCAGCCTCGAGTCTTTTCTGCCAGAGGAGCATGTGAATTACTTTAAACAGCTCCGCATCGGCTCGAAGAGGATAAGGAACGCGAGGATAGAGGAGCTATAACCCCTCCGCTATCACCGCTCTATCTCCCAGCTGGAAGACGAAGGCCCTTCTCTCGCCGCTCAGGTTTGCCTCCACGCGCTTCCTGAACCTCCAGTACTCACCGTCAGGCACACTTATCCTGAGCGTCGCCCTGCCAAAGCCCTCCTTCCTCAGGAAGTCGTTTATCCTGACGGGGTGGAACGGGACGATCCCAACGACGCGGTAGGTTCTCTTGAGGTAGGGACTCCTGATCTCCTCGTCCCCGGTCGCCAAAACGCGCCTCTTCTCGCGGAGGAGCATCCTCGCCTCAACAGGGAGGAGATGAAGCAGTTCGTTTATCAGGTCAGCATAGTCGACCGACTGCGGGATCTCGTAGAGGTATTCACCTGGCTCATCCGTCCACTCAACGATGTTCTCAAGGTTCGGGTCGCTCTCGACCCTGGCTCCAGCCGGTAGAATGACCGCGCTCCTCTCGGCCCTCGCCAGCGGCTCGGTGTAGAAAGTGAGCCTGTTGAGGGCCCCGAAGAGATCTATGTACTCGAACTCGCCCTTCCATGGAACCCTCTCGCGCCTGATCTGGGGTGGGAGGTCAAAGATGAAGGCGTCGGTTTTCCTGCCGTATGCCCTGTAGACCTCCAGCGGGCTCGGCAGAAGGTCTTCGAGCCTTCTTTCAGGCATCTCCGGGGGCCTCGCGGGATCAGAGAAGATCACCTCCGCATCAATCTTCTCAGCGATCTCGGGCGAGAGTGAGTCCGCGTTTATGAACTCGATGTTCGAGACGCCGTACTTCTCGGCGTTCCTCCTCGCGAACTCCACCTTGAGCGGGTCGATGTCGATCCCATAGGCCCTCTCAACATTCATCGCGTAGAAGATGAGCTGGATTCCAATGCCACAGGAGACGTCGGCGATGCTCTTTACTCCAAACTCCTTGAGACGCCTGGCGCGGTATTTAGCAACCTCCTCGTGGGTTGAGTAGCGCAGCCCCTGAAGGTCCATCCAGAGGTCGTCGCGTGAGAACTTGTCCCTGGCTTTTATCCTCGCCCTTGCTATCTCGGCTATGAGCTCCCAGTCCTCACCAAGCCTCGCGCGGAGCTTCCTCTCGTCAAGGCCGCGCCTTATCAGCTCGACCGCTTCCCTGACCTTCTCCTCGCTTATTTTCTCCAGCATGTTTTCGCCTAAGGAGAGAGGCTTAAAAACATTGCCCGCGATAGTTCCAGAGGTGGTTCAATGGACTGGAGGAAAGTCACCTTCGCTCTAATACTCCTCATCACTATGGCGGGCTCCTTCTGGTACGTCTACGACTTCGCCTCACAGCCGGTTTTTCACGACTACGTCAGCGACGAGGTCTGGTACGTCCCCGCGAGCAGAAACATCCTCCACCGGCTCGGGGTTACCCTCACCTACGTGAACGAGAGCAGCGGCTCGATGGGAGTGAACGTCATCTTCTTGAATCAGAGCGTTGGGGTAAAGTACCAGTACGACGTCGAGAAGATAGCTCTGAGGCACGGGGCCACCTACGAGAAGGAGTACCTTAAGTTCCCGGGAGTTTATTTCGAGATTCCTCCGGAGCAATTCGATGCTTTTCTGGATGACCTGTCGTCTTCTCTTCCCGGAGAGGTCTACTACGTCGTTCCCGGCTTCTGGTATCCTGACAAGGAGAACATACAGGACTACCTCAACACCGAGCACCCCTTCCTCGGGAAGGACTTCATAATGCTTGGCATGCTCATCGAGGATAGGCCCGTGAACTGGCGGGTTCCTGGCATAGTAGCATTCGTTTTAACGGAGCTCCTCGTGGCCCTGGCAACCTACAGGATAAGCAAGAGCTACCTCGCCGCCATCATAGCGCTGGTCTTCACGGTCGCCGACCCGACGCTTCAGGCTATGTCCACCGTTGCCATGCTCGACATCTACGTCGCCTTTGGGGTTGCCCTCTTCGTCTTCTTCCTCGCCTATGAAAAGGACCGCTGGGCGGCGTTTGCGGCCGGACTGGCAGGGGCAACGAAGCTCAGCGGCGGCTTCGGCTGGCCAGTGCTCCTGGTCAGGGCCTTCAAACGGGAGAAGAGTATAGTTGGCTTCCTTCTCACTGTGTTCGTGCTTCCCGCTCTCGGCTTCCTGCTCCCGAATGTTCCTGCGATGGTCGCGGTCGGGCCGGAGAAGTGGCTCAGGGACTTCCTCGGGAGCTTTAAATGGCACCTCTCCAACAAGGGCGGCCACCCGGCGGCTTCGCCGGTTTGGGAGTGGTTCGTGAACAAGAAAGCCTTCGCGCTGCACTACGACCCCAACGTGTTCGCCCAGACCGACCCGTTCCTCCTCCTCTCGATGGTGCTCTTCATCTTCGCCCTCCCGTGGCTTTACAGGAGAAAGAACGGCCTTCTTGCCCCATTCAGCATCTTCTGGAGTACTGTCTTCTTCTTCACACTGCAGTACGTCCTCGGGGGAACTACTCAGTTCAGCTTCTACGCCACGGCCCTTGTTCCGCCCGCTGCTGTCGTTATGGGCGTTGCTCTCAGAGAACTCCTCCGCTGGGAGGCCTTCACGAACTCCCTGTGGCTCTACCTTGAGTGGCTGCTGGAGGTAAAGGACAGTGTGAGGCTGAGGAGATGATGAACTACTTCAGAAAATCCTCCAGGCTTGTCTGTTCCCTCTTCTTTTCCTTCGGCCTAACCTCGTCCTTCAGCTTCTCCTCTATCTTCCTCAGCGTCTTCCAGCTCCTCCTGACTATAGGTGGGAAATCGCCGTGCTTCCGGTAGTACTCTTCGAGGAACGCCCTCGTCCTTGGGTCGCTGGGGTAACCAGAGCCTATCTCACCGTACTCTTCTTTCAGCCTCTCTATCGCCCTGTCGCGGGTGACCTTCGCGAGGATTGAGGCGGCTGAAACTGGCACGAACTTGTCGTCGGCCTTGTGCTCCGCTACGATCTCCGCCCTGAAGTTCAGCCCCTTTCCTATGTCTTCCCCAAAGCGCTCTTCCTTGACGTCGGCGGCATCGATGTAGATCACGTCGGGCCTGACCTTGAGCGAGTTTAGAGCCTTAACAAAGTTCTCAACTTCGAACTCGTTGAGGGTACCTTCCCTTGAGTCTATCTCGTTCGGCCACAGCTCGATGACCGCGTAATCGTCGAGGAGTTTGATGATCTCGTCGAAAAGCCTCTCGCGCCGCTTTGGCGTCAGCCTCTTCGAGTCCCTGACGCCGAGCTCCGCAAGCTTTGGGACGTTCTCCTCGTCCACCACAACCGCCGCTATGACCATCGGCCCGATGACCGGCCCCCTGCCGGCCTCGTCTATCCCAGCGAGCTTTCTGCCCAAAGTTTCACCTCCTGAAGAGAAGGACGCCGTATATTGCACCGAGCATTATGGTGGCTAAGCCGCTCGGCGGTATGTCTGTGAGGTACGCCAGCACCACCGATGAGAGCTGGACTCCAAGGGTAAGGAACAGGCTCACGCCGATGACCTTTCTCAAATCGCTGCTCACCATCAGTGCTATCGCGCCGGGGAGCACCGCCACGACCTGGAGGGTTATCAGGCCGACCGTCTGGACGATTAAAGCGCCAATTGCTCCAACGAGGACGTAGAGAACCATCAGGTAAGCCCTGACGTTCCCCCCGTAGCTCTCCATCCCCTCGGGGTCGAAGCTCAGGTAGAGGAAGTCGCGGTAGAGGAAGAGCATTACAAAGAACAAGGCCGCGCCGCCGAGGACGAGGGCAGTGAGGTCGTTGAGGCTTATGAGGAAGATGTCACCAGTGAGGTAAGACACTATACTCTCACCAAGCGGGAAGTATGGTCTGCTCGCCATCACCTTGTAGAGGACGCCGAAGCCAAGAACGGTCAAACCCGCCACGAAGCTGGCCACGATTCCCACTGCAGAGTCCGGGGAGAAGCCGAGCTTCTCAAGGTGTGCTATGAGCAAGACTATCACGACCGTGACAAAGAGGGCAGTGAGCATGACGAGGGAGAGGTTCTCGAAGAGCAGGCCGAGGATCATGCCGAGCACCGCACCGAACAGAAGGGCGTGGAAGAGAGCGTGGGTCAGGAAGGCCAGCCCTTTGGTGTTGATGAGCGGGCTGAGCATTCCCAGGAGGACGCTGACCATTATGCTCGCCAGGAGAGCGCGGATGATGTATTCGGGGATCATAGCTCACCACCCCCACGCTTATGGATGTGAACGTCGCCTGTTATGCAGAAGAGCTTGCCCCCTACCGGAACAACCCTCGCCAGCGGGCCGTAGACAGATTTGATAATGCTGTCCTGTAGCACTTCTTCAGGTCTGCCAAAGGCGATAAGGCGTTTGTTTATGAGCATCACCCTGTCCCCAACCTCGAGGAGAGGGTTGATATCGTGGGTGGTTATCACCATCGTTATTCCCCGCTCGCGCTTTATCTTGTTGAGGACTGCCGCGACCTCAGCCCTCGCGCTGGGATCGAGTGCCGAGAGTGGCTCGTCAAGGAGGAGCAGTTTTGGGTCGCCCATCAAAGCCCTCGCGAGGAGAACCCTCTGCTTCTGCCCCCCGCTCAGCTCGCGGAAGAGCCTGTCCTTAACGCTGCCCAGACCAACGAAGCCGAGAACCTCCTCCGCCTTCAGTAGAGTCTCGCGGGGGATTTTGAAGTGAGCGAAGCCCCTCCTGTAGATGCCCCCCATTGCAACGACCTCTAAAGCTGTGAGCGGGACGCGCTCGTTGAGGCTATGGCTCTGGGGGACGTAGCCTATCAGCTCCCTCGCCCTGCAGGGCTTCCTGCCGAAAACATAGAGGTCTCCGGTGTACTCCCTGTGGAAGCAGGCTATTGTCCTTAGCAGGGTGGTCTTTCCAGCTCCGTTAGGGCCGAGGAGGAGGAGCGTCTCACCCTCTTCCAAGGAAAAGGTAACACCCTCAAGGGCGGGCTTCCCGTCGTAGAGTATCGTGAGGTTCTCGGCGGTTACTGCATTCATAGTCATCTCCTGGTTTCTGTTGAGCAGTTCATTTTTAAACTTTCATGCCACCATAATGGACAGGAGTGGGTAACGGGCCCCTCCGCTCCAGTGCCTCCGGCCCGTTTGTGCAAAAATTTTAAAAGCACATCCCTGTACTCCCATTAGAAAATTTTTGCAAGGCTCAGGTTTATAAGGCTCAAAGTTGAGCGGAAGGAGGTGGTGATAATGGCATATCACAGGAGTGGAAACAACAAGAAAAAGAAGGATAGGCAGGTTCAGGGAGACGAGGTTATCCGTGTCCCCCTGCCCAAAGAAGGACAGCTCTTTGGAGTCATCGAGCAGGCCCTCGGGTCTGGCTGGATGGACGTCCGCTGCTCCGACGGCAAAATAAGGAGATGCAGGATTCCAGGCAAGCTCAAGAGGAGGATGTGGATGCGCGTTGGCGACGTCGTCATAGTCCAGCCCTGGGAAGTCCAGAGCGACGAGAGGGGCGACATAGTCTACCGCTACACGAGAACTCAGGTTGACTGGCTCCTACGGAGGGGCAAGATAAGCCAGGACTTCATAAGCGGCGGCGAGCTCCTGTTCTGAGCTTCTCAATTTCAGGGACGAGCAGTGATGAGCGATGCGCGAGGACTTCATAGAGCGCGAGATTGAGGACATGCTCGGCCTCAGGGAGAGGCGTGAGAAGGACAGTGAGCTCTACAAGATAGCCAACGAGGTCTTTGACAGGAGTACTAAGGAGACCCTCGCCTACCTGCACCGCAGGGGGAAGATAGAGGCCCTCCACGGGGTCATCAGCACGGGCAAGGAAGCCAACGTCTTCGCCGGCGTCGATTCAGATGGAAACCGGATAGCGGTCAAAATATACCGCACTTACACCACCGAGTTCCGTAGGATATGGGAATACCTCGCCGCCGACCCCCGCATTGGATATCTGCCGAAAGACATGCGGAAGCTCGTCTTCGTCTGGACTAGGAGGGAGTTTAAAAACCTCCAGAGGGCCATCAAGTACGCGGTCCGCGTCCCGGAACCGATAACCTTCCGCAACAACGTTTTGGTCATGGAGTTCATAGGAGACGAACTTCCGGCTCCAAGGCTTA
The sequence above is drawn from the Thermococcus pacificus genome and encodes:
- a CDS encoding glycosyltransferase family 39 protein, whose product is MVKTDVKEKQKKKEVGASPSRYYSIFKGYGLPFIALLLAYLGFRLRNITSNYKTFLDPDTFFHYEMYRQAITEWIPKYFAYAEPPTGIKATGYLGLYTVQAAFYKITHALFGWSELQAFKVWPPFVGAMTVIAVYLLGRKLHSDWAGIWGAAFMAFSYASFTKTMSGNNRGEGPFMMFFLFAVYFLLVYLDEKEWNWKKVLGAVMFLVTSVLYMGVWTGSNFGVGILLLVAGITVVVFFTFGMMETLRDFVRDYFTLYGLSLLLGLGVSYTGFIGIKGFLIFALEAFIALSALVVVMLYGERLGLNYSDKKHRFGTILAIAVVGFLAFYGYFGRDLLKFMGAAYQSNPLYQTVAELARTSWGYIKDSFSIHYVYNANLRQYVGKDGALFLLSLAGFVIVLSRFILKLIKQDLSGYKEIFIVAYYFGSLYLLLSAVRFIFQASGTVVLLAGIVMAEIFIYVENMKENMGTKALYAILLIFLLIIPYVEARDVKSVAVSYSKSQGSVPADWVNVLNWLKENSNPLDSATSWWDYGYWIESSLLSQRRSATDGGHAYDRRYIVADFFSHYGNEAEQDFEAWELNYMITWQRDIYKFNAISYLGGAIDYYEYGHVPMFQLIPKQYIQYVNESGKTVVYVGTSQGAYQPVMTLDLSRGQTIPGRGDIPYVLYVFGDYGMLAYKNVAFSNFVRLAFQLPYSYEPWDAQKLFANFKPTYSNGGVSVYQFRPFAVYRIDKYQNSTWVPFYSTMSGGKLPLGEQKLRLWISAFGRDVKNATLVFEAYNGTTLVKKEVLAENLNINYLNETPVEVSLVVPNATDYRFILVQDGPVGVLNGEPKVDGKVANPSYILEEGQSGNLELKAAFRKDYSDVQLTLRASIVYYVAPNGKDIEKDNFYLEPHQDIITYVPVKSLSVKAGDNVITAKASMPENVFENYIQELYKKYGEDKVVIVRKRIEPIFITKKEYVVWEG
- the glmS gene encoding glutamine--fructose-6-phosphate transaminase (isomerizing), with protein sequence MCGIIGYIGDRPACQVIVKGLKRLEYRGYDSAGIVTEDGRRLFIKKGAGRIDELIERLGLLEMPGKRGIGHTRWATHGVPNDVNAHPQTDCTGRIALVHNGIIENFAEIKDELVAKGHRFESDTDTEVIAHLIEEELRGESDFEQAMRKALLKLRGSFALGIIYTGEPDRLYFVRNESPLVLGIGDGENFAASDVPAFLEYTNRVVFLDDREYAVITKDSWVVKNLDTGEVVEKPVHEIGWTLEMAEKAGFPHFMLKEIYEQPRAIKDAIHGNADVINAVAREIAKYDKIFIVAMGTSYHAGMVGRYLFQRLAKKVPIVEDASEFRYEFEDIIDEDTLVIAITQSGETADTLAAMKLAKKKGAKVLAIVNVVGSMATRIADLTLYTHAGPEIGVAATKTYTTQLTVLTMLAIELARILGTADEDYLDELEAGLKAVPNLVEEVLKHDGGIKELAESLVDKRDFFYIGRGVSVPTALEGALKLKEISYIHAEGLSAGELKHGPLALLEDGVPVVAVAPSGKTFDKIVGNIEESRARGAFIISLGDSEELGRVSNAFIRMPDMDELLSPIVYVVPLQLIAYHMAVLRGNDPDKPRNLAKSVTVE
- a CDS encoding PCNA-inhibitor, with protein sequence MDKTLDEFLRSTVRKVKPEEEPRKRKKRLKPTSLESFLPEEHVNYFKQLRIGSKRIRNARIEEL
- a CDS encoding methyltransferase domain-containing protein is translated as MLEKISEEKVREAVELIRRGLDERKLRARLGEDWELIAEIARARIKARDKFSRDDLWMDLQGLRYSTHEEVAKYRARRLKEFGVKSIADVSCGIGIQLIFYAMNVERAYGIDIDPLKVEFARRNAEKYGVSNIEFINADSLSPEIAEKIDAEVIFSDPARPPEMPERRLEDLLPSPLEVYRAYGRKTDAFIFDLPPQIRRERVPWKGEFEYIDLFGALNRLTFYTEPLARAERSAVILPAGARVESDPNLENIVEWTDEPGEYLYEIPQSVDYADLINELLHLLPVEARMLLREKRRVLATGDEEIRSPYLKRTYRVVGIVPFHPVRINDFLRKEGFGRATLRISVPDGEYWRFRKRVEANLSGERRAFVFQLGDRAVIAEGL
- a CDS encoding dolichyl-phosphate-mannose--protein mannosyltransferase, with the protein product MDWRKVTFALILLITMAGSFWYVYDFASQPVFHDYVSDEVWYVPASRNILHRLGVTLTYVNESSGSMGVNVIFLNQSVGVKYQYDVEKIALRHGATYEKEYLKFPGVYFEIPPEQFDAFLDDLSSSLPGEVYYVVPGFWYPDKENIQDYLNTEHPFLGKDFIMLGMLIEDRPVNWRVPGIVAFVLTELLVALATYRISKSYLAAIIALVFTVADPTLQAMSTVAMLDIYVAFGVALFVFFLAYEKDRWAAFAAGLAGATKLSGGFGWPVLLVRAFKREKSIVGFLLTVFVLPALGFLLPNVPAMVAVGPEKWLRDFLGSFKWHLSNKGGHPAASPVWEWFVNKKAFALHYDPNVFAQTDPFLLLSMVLFIFALPWLYRRKNGLLAPFSIFWSTVFFFTLQYVLGGTTQFSFYATALVPPAAVVMGVALRELLRWEAFTNSLWLYLEWLLEVKDSVRLRR
- the rnhB gene encoding ribonuclease HII; protein product: MGRKLAGIDEAGRGPVIGPMVIAAVVVDEENVPKLAELGVRDSKRLTPKRRERLFDEIIKLLDDYAVIELWPNEIDSREGTLNEFEVENFVKALNSLKVRPDVIYIDAADVKEERFGEDIGKGLNFRAEIVAEHKADDKFVPVSAASILAKVTRDRAIERLKEEYGEIGSGYPSDPRTRAFLEEYYRKHGDFPPIVRRSWKTLRKIEEKLKDEVRPKEKKREQTSLEDFLK
- a CDS encoding metal ABC transporter permease, which encodes MIPEYIIRALLASIMVSVLLGMLSPLINTKGLAFLTHALFHALLFGAVLGMILGLLFENLSLVMLTALFVTVVIVLLIAHLEKLGFSPDSAVGIVASFVAGLTVLGFGVLYKVMASRPYFPLGESIVSYLTGDIFLISLNDLTALVLGGAALFFVMLFLYRDFLYLSFDPEGMESYGGNVRAYLMVLYVLVGAIGALIVQTVGLITLQVVAVLPGAIALMVSSDLRKVIGVSLFLTLGVQLSSVVLAYLTDIPPSGLATIMLGAIYGVLLFRR
- a CDS encoding metal ABC transporter ATP-binding protein yields the protein MNAVTAENLTILYDGKPALEGVTFSLEEGETLLLLGPNGAGKTTLLRTIACFHREYTGDLYVFGRKPCRARELIGYVPQSHSLNERVPLTALEVVAMGGIYRRGFAHFKIPRETLLKAEEVLGFVGLGSVKDRLFRELSGGQKQRVLLARALMGDPKLLLLDEPLSALDPSARAEVAAVLNKIKRERGITMVITTHDINPLLEVGDRVMLINKRLIAFGRPEEVLQDSIIKSVYGPLARVVPVGGKLFCITGDVHIHKRGGGEL
- the eif1A gene encoding translation initiation factor eIF-1A translates to MAYHRSGNNKKKKDRQVQGDEVIRVPLPKEGQLFGVIEQALGSGWMDVRCSDGKIRRCRIPGKLKRRMWMRVGDVVIVQPWEVQSDERGDIVYRYTRTQVDWLLRRGKISQDFISGGELLF
- a CDS encoding serine protein kinase RIO codes for the protein MREDFIEREIEDMLGLRERREKDSELYKIANEVFDRSTKETLAYLHRRGKIEALHGVISTGKEANVFAGVDSDGNRIAVKIYRTYTTEFRRIWEYLAADPRIGYLPKDMRKLVFVWTRREFKNLQRAIKYAVRVPEPITFRNNVLVMEFIGDELPAPRLKDVERELQREDFEELYTYLMGVIERLWKRGDMVHGDLSEYNVLLWDSPVVIDWSQATVKRNRMSVELLKRDLRNIINYFGRKGVDVDDFDDKFRELAG